The proteins below are encoded in one region of Paenarthrobacter ilicis:
- a CDS encoding glycerophosphodiester phosphodiesterase family protein yields the protein MTSDHFALDRPKVYAHRGASAAFAEHTRAAYLKALEDGADGVECDVHLTRDQHVVLIHDADLDRTSTGTGPVSERTLEELRGLDFSSWKGARIPEAYGGVADQILTLPELLDILRSAGRDVGLAIELKHPSPYGLKLEERVLELLAEEGWTPEESRLENIQVSFMSFDSDSIQRLLESVPAAHICQLVDDYTMKEIREELGLGFLTGGAVANVMKAMQEDAEQILDQGTVGIAGPGIDYVREHARNVQRWMDDGRVFRVWTVDSEKDVALCHGLGIHEITTNKPGQVLAQLMVSS from the coding sequence ATGACGAGCGACCACTTCGCCCTGGACCGGCCAAAGGTTTACGCCCACCGGGGGGCCAGCGCAGCTTTTGCCGAACACACCCGTGCGGCCTACCTGAAGGCCCTGGAGGACGGTGCCGATGGCGTTGAATGCGATGTCCACCTGACCCGCGATCAACACGTGGTGTTGATCCATGATGCAGACCTGGACCGCACCTCCACCGGTACGGGCCCTGTTTCCGAGCGGACGCTGGAAGAACTCCGCGGGTTGGATTTCTCCTCGTGGAAGGGCGCGCGCATCCCTGAGGCCTACGGTGGTGTCGCAGACCAGATCCTGACGTTGCCGGAGCTTTTGGACATTCTGCGCAGTGCTGGACGGGATGTTGGATTGGCGATTGAACTCAAACATCCCAGCCCCTATGGCTTGAAGCTGGAGGAACGGGTGCTGGAACTCCTGGCCGAGGAGGGCTGGACGCCGGAAGAATCCCGTCTGGAGAATATTCAGGTTTCCTTCATGAGCTTCGATTCCGACTCCATCCAGCGGCTCCTGGAGTCTGTGCCTGCTGCACACATTTGCCAGTTGGTGGACGACTACACAATGAAGGAAATCCGCGAGGAACTTGGCTTGGGCTTCCTTACCGGCGGGGCAGTAGCCAACGTCATGAAGGCCATGCAGGAGGACGCCGAGCAGATCCTGGACCAGGGCACGGTGGGAATCGCCGGCCCCGGGATTGATTATGTCCGCGAGCATGCACGCAATGTGCAGCGCTGGATGGACGATGGACGGGTCTTCAGGGTGTGGACGGTGGATTCGGAGAAGGACGTGGCGCTCTGCCACGGCCTGGGTATCCACGAGATCACTACCAACAAACCCGGGCAGGTCCTTGCCCAGCTCATGGTCTCCAGCTGA
- a CDS encoding AzlC family ABC transporter permease, whose amino-acid sequence MTGGAVPLRLKDSPAFKVALSLSIATGLYGVSFGALSVASGFDFWQTMVLSLLLFSGGSQFAFIGVVAGGGSGVAAMTASALLGLRNGIYGMQINAMLRPGGWKRYLSAHVTIDESTATASGQSDVDEQRRGFWTAGIGIFILWNIFTAIGALAGDAMGDPKQWGLDGAAVAAFLALLWPRLKGREPWAIAAACALATVLAVPFVPSGVPILVAAVVAGAIGWFSHARLDEGLEPDVDPYPDKQPDKHPREHGGAQ is encoded by the coding sequence ATGACCGGGGGAGCCGTTCCCCTGCGGCTCAAGGATTCGCCGGCCTTCAAGGTAGCCCTGTCCTTGAGCATCGCCACCGGCCTGTATGGGGTGTCTTTTGGCGCACTGTCTGTTGCGTCCGGTTTCGATTTCTGGCAGACCATGGTGCTGAGCCTTCTCCTGTTCAGCGGTGGCTCCCAATTCGCTTTCATCGGCGTAGTGGCAGGTGGCGGTTCCGGTGTGGCCGCCATGACTGCCAGCGCACTGCTGGGTTTGCGGAACGGTATTTACGGCATGCAGATCAACGCCATGCTGCGTCCCGGGGGTTGGAAGCGCTACCTCTCTGCGCACGTCACCATTGACGAATCGACGGCGACGGCGTCCGGGCAGTCAGACGTGGACGAACAGCGGCGGGGTTTCTGGACCGCGGGCATTGGCATATTCATCCTGTGGAATATTTTCACGGCGATCGGGGCGCTGGCCGGTGATGCCATGGGCGATCCCAAACAGTGGGGGCTGGATGGGGCCGCTGTCGCGGCGTTCCTGGCGTTGCTGTGGCCACGGCTTAAGGGCCGGGAACCGTGGGCCATCGCCGCTGCCTGCGCTTTGGCCACCGTCCTTGCCGTGCCGTTTGTGCCGTCCGGTGTGCCGATCCTGGTGGCAGCCGTTGTGGCCGGCGCCATCGGCTGGTTCAGCCATGCGCGTTTGGATGAGGGCCTTGAACCGGACGTGGATCCCTACCCGGACAAGCAACCGGACAAGCACCCGCGCGAGCACGGAGGTGCGCAATGA
- a CDS encoding AzlD domain-containing protein, with protein sequence MNLWLWILIACALAYVTKLVGYFVPARLLENPRIMHVAGTMTIGLLASLTVVNAVASGQGLVLDARMGALVAAAVALWLRAPFLVVVISGAAAAAILRLLGWG encoded by the coding sequence ATGAACCTGTGGCTGTGGATCCTGATTGCCTGCGCTCTGGCATATGTCACCAAGTTGGTGGGCTACTTTGTTCCGGCCAGGTTGCTGGAGAACCCGCGGATCATGCACGTCGCCGGGACCATGACCATCGGGTTGTTGGCATCGTTGACGGTGGTGAATGCGGTGGCTTCCGGCCAGGGGCTGGTGCTGGACGCACGCATGGGCGCTTTGGTGGCGGCCGCTGTCGCGCTGTGGCTCCGGGCGCCCTTCCTTGTGGTGGTGATATCAGGAGCTGCCGCAGCTGCAATCCTGCGCCTGCTCGGCTGGGGCTAG
- a CDS encoding TetR/AcrR family transcriptional regulator, translating to MEQPSERKPLRADAARNVDKIITAARQCFREHGPEVPLQTIAATAGVGPATLFRNFSDKEQLVLAALSRQLRQNVDPVAEAALDGMDAAEGLINVIDAVMQVASEDANLLDAVAGRRGLLIGITRGIIGSIDTLLQRGQGQGSLRRDITIEDMVRLIAMLIGAVDTMEPGSEAWKRPVALVEDAIRTERPSRPLPEQSDIPGVTLTAAE from the coding sequence ATGGAACAGCCCTCTGAACGCAAGCCCCTCAGGGCAGACGCCGCACGGAACGTGGACAAAATCATCACCGCCGCCCGGCAATGCTTCCGCGAGCACGGTCCCGAAGTACCCCTGCAGACCATCGCCGCCACCGCCGGGGTGGGACCCGCAACGCTGTTCCGCAACTTCTCGGACAAGGAGCAACTGGTGCTGGCCGCATTGTCGCGGCAGCTGCGCCAGAATGTGGATCCGGTGGCGGAAGCAGCCCTGGACGGAATGGACGCCGCGGAAGGACTCATCAACGTCATTGACGCCGTGATGCAGGTAGCCAGCGAGGACGCCAACCTCCTGGACGCCGTCGCAGGCCGCCGCGGGCTCCTGATCGGGATCACCCGCGGCATCATTGGCTCCATCGACACCTTGCTGCAGCGTGGCCAAGGACAGGGTTCCCTGCGGCGCGACATCACCATCGAGGACATGGTCCGGCTGATCGCCATGCTGATCGGCGCTGTGGACACCATGGAACCGGGCTCCGAGGCGTGGAAACGGCCGGTGGCATTGGTAGAAGATGCCATCCGTACCGAACGGCCGTCACGCCCACTCCCCGAGCAGTCGGACATCCCCGGCGTCACGCTGACAGCGGCTGAGTAG
- a CDS encoding thiamine-binding protein, with amino-acid sequence MLLAFSVAPSGQPASSHDGATNPEASVHDAVAAAVKIVRESGLPNHTDSMFTTIEGEWDEVFDVVKRATEAVGRFGSRVSLVIKADIRPGYSGELTGKVERLEDAISASE; translated from the coding sequence ATGTTGCTTGCATTTTCAGTTGCCCCCTCCGGCCAGCCCGCGTCCTCCCATGACGGCGCAACCAACCCCGAGGCCTCGGTGCATGACGCCGTGGCAGCGGCCGTAAAGATCGTCCGGGAGTCCGGACTGCCCAACCACACCGACTCCATGTTCACCACCATTGAGGGTGAGTGGGATGAGGTCTTTGACGTCGTCAAGCGCGCCACCGAGGCCGTTGGCAGGTTTGGCAGCCGCGTCTCCCTGGTGATCAAGGCGGATATCCGTCCCGGTTACAGCGGCGAGCTGACCGGCAAAGTTGAGCGTTTGGAAGACGCCATTTCCGCCTCGGAATAG
- a CDS encoding O-methyltransferase, which yields MIEHVTQPGWGDVEQYLTDVVVHPDASHRRAVSSAMEAGMPPIEVAPNAGKLLRMLVEISGARRVLEIGTLAGFSSLWMAQGLPDDGRIVTCEYLRKHADVARANLDAAGVGYKVDIRVGAALDTLPALAGEEPFDFVFIDADKENNANYVDWAIRLGRPGTVIVVDNVIWDGAILDPARDQVNAPGIVRMLEMLGRDPRLDATAIQTVGSKGWDGFAVAKVL from the coding sequence ATGATCGAACACGTGACCCAGCCCGGGTGGGGCGACGTGGAGCAGTACCTGACTGACGTCGTCGTGCATCCCGATGCCTCCCACCGGCGTGCGGTGAGCTCCGCCATGGAGGCGGGTATGCCGCCTATTGAGGTTGCCCCCAACGCGGGCAAGCTGCTGCGGATGCTGGTGGAAATCTCCGGCGCCCGGCGGGTTCTGGAGATCGGCACGCTGGCCGGGTTCAGCAGTCTGTGGATGGCCCAGGGACTGCCCGACGACGGCCGGATAGTCACGTGCGAATACCTCCGGAAGCACGCCGATGTTGCCAGGGCAAACCTGGATGCCGCCGGGGTGGGTTACAAGGTGGACATCCGTGTGGGAGCGGCCCTGGACACGTTGCCGGCGTTGGCCGGGGAGGAGCCGTTCGACTTCGTATTCATTGACGCGGACAAGGAAAACAACGCCAACTACGTGGACTGGGCCATCCGTCTTGGACGCCCGGGAACGGTCATTGTGGTGGACAACGTCATTTGGGACGGCGCCATCCTGGATCCGGCCCGGGACCAGGTCAATGCCCCGGGAATTGTCCGGATGCTGGAGATGCTGGGCCGGGATCCCCGCCTGGACGCTACCGCCATCCAGACGGTGGGGAGCAAAGGCTGGGATGGTTTCGCCGTGGCAAAGGTACTGTGA
- a CDS encoding GNAT family N-acetyltransferase, translating to MDFTFRPATVEDAEAMALMHVQSWRESYGHLLPAEFFAKQEAGLPERIARYRKFIAAGHTRVLAHDPEGELVGLGAAGPGTDDDSPCATELFMLYTLERVHGRGVGQGLVDALIGDGPAYLWVLDDNPRAEAFYRRNGFVPDGKRQLCDPSWHSLPEHRMVRSGVVPLR from the coding sequence ATGGATTTCACGTTCCGCCCGGCGACTGTTGAGGACGCCGAGGCCATGGCCCTGATGCACGTTCAATCATGGCGCGAGAGCTACGGCCACTTGCTGCCTGCAGAGTTCTTTGCCAAGCAGGAAGCGGGTTTGCCGGAACGCATTGCACGCTACCGCAAGTTCATCGCTGCCGGCCACACCCGCGTACTGGCCCATGATCCCGAGGGCGAATTGGTGGGGTTGGGGGCAGCAGGTCCGGGCACGGATGACGACAGCCCCTGCGCTACGGAACTTTTCATGCTCTACACGCTGGAGCGGGTCCATGGCCGTGGAGTGGGCCAGGGCCTGGTGGATGCGCTCATTGGCGATGGGCCGGCATACCTCTGGGTGCTGGATGACAATCCTCGCGCGGAGGCTTTCTATCGCCGCAACGGCTTCGTACCGGACGGCAAGCGCCAACTCTGCGATCCATCGTGGCACTCACTGCCCGAACACAGGATGGTGCGTTCCGGCGTCGTGCCTCTGCGGTAG
- a CDS encoding spermidine synthase, with protein sequence MAKRGKRPTTGVVEVPSGTRPSGPVAGVYYIDTGDCELLQDQDNSNGWLLKINGVMSSHIDLADPLFLDFEYMRWIAALVESRWPREQKPKLRALHLGGGACSMARYFHAAYPDARQVVVELDGKLADYVRGWFDLPKAPLLRIRVGEARQVTESLTPDTRDLIIRDVFAGAFTPRALTTREFTAHADSVLAPDGLYVVNSGDAPDLKNARADAATIADTFEHTMIIADPAMLKGRRYGNMIMAGSHTPFGDDPTLARRLLGGGVPAHIWNDAKVRAFAAGTPERHDPEPTSTPAE encoded by the coding sequence GTGGCAAAACGCGGTAAGAGGCCGACGACGGGTGTAGTCGAGGTGCCTTCCGGCACCCGCCCCAGCGGTCCGGTGGCAGGGGTCTACTACATCGATACCGGCGACTGCGAGTTGCTGCAGGACCAGGACAACTCCAACGGCTGGCTGCTGAAGATCAACGGCGTGATGAGCTCGCACATAGACCTGGCTGATCCGCTGTTCCTGGACTTTGAATACATGCGCTGGATCGCGGCATTGGTTGAATCCCGGTGGCCGCGGGAGCAGAAGCCCAAGCTCCGCGCACTGCACCTGGGCGGGGGAGCATGCTCCATGGCGCGGTACTTCCATGCCGCTTACCCTGACGCACGGCAGGTGGTGGTGGAGTTGGACGGAAAGCTGGCCGATTACGTGCGCGGCTGGTTCGACCTCCCCAAAGCACCCCTACTGCGGATCCGGGTGGGTGAGGCCCGGCAAGTGACCGAATCGCTCACTCCGGACACCCGTGACCTGATCATCCGCGATGTCTTCGCCGGCGCCTTCACGCCCCGCGCGCTGACCACCCGCGAATTCACGGCACACGCGGACTCAGTGCTGGCCCCGGATGGACTGTACGTGGTGAACTCCGGGGACGCTCCGGACCTCAAGAACGCCAGGGCCGACGCCGCCACCATCGCCGATACCTTTGAACACACCATGATCATCGCGGACCCGGCCATGCTCAAAGGACGCCGCTACGGCAACATGATCATGGCCGGAAGCCACACTCCCTTCGGGGACGATCCCACCCTTGCCCGCAGGCTCCTGGGCGGTGGCGTACCGGCGCATATATGGAATGACGCCAAGGTGCGCGCCTTCGCGGCGGGCACGCCCGAGCGTCATGACCCGGAACCCACCTCAACTCCGGCTGAATGA
- a CDS encoding ABC transporter transmembrane domain-containing protein gives MSTGILPIATPRQTRKAMWRLLAQRPGRLTLTIGVLLAASCCGLAAPAILGVMVNIAAGGGDVLSLLLLAAGLLVAGGLGALLGILGQNMLARICEEALASLREEVFAAAVRKPLGQLEKAGIGDVVARVSGDVEAVSDAISGVLPAFTSAAFTIAVTLLGLSVIDWRFAAAVLIAAPLQVFTLRWFLKRTEPIYRTVRITEAARTEQIIETVHGSPSVLALGLGSRHADLVAAASRENIGHALKGVNYLTRFYNRLNMAELIGLSAVLVVGFWLHAEGAVTIGAATAAALYFYRLFDPIGLVLGQFDELQKAAAGLGRMFGLTMSAAPEATPSPAKAADSGIILDGVTFSYPGQRPALEGVSLTVKPGERVAIVGTSGAGKTTLAKVIMGLEHPDSGTAWVGGLDSTAAAPADLHQRIAMVSQEVHVFSGTLAEDLRLARPGASVADLQLILQDVGASWVETLDDGLETHVGAGGHGLTPEQAQQLALARLMLKDPPIAVLDEATAEAGTGSATMLDHAAEAALAGRTSVVIAHRLSQAASADTVVVMEHGRIMESGSHADLLAAGGRYATLWEAWNSSFSRS, from the coding sequence GTGAGCACCGGAATCCTTCCCATTGCCACGCCACGCCAGACCCGGAAGGCCATGTGGCGCCTGCTGGCGCAACGACCCGGGAGGCTCACCCTGACCATTGGGGTGCTCTTGGCGGCGTCCTGCTGCGGGCTGGCAGCGCCGGCCATCCTGGGCGTCATGGTCAACATTGCGGCGGGCGGAGGAGACGTCCTGTCCCTCCTGTTGCTGGCCGCAGGACTGTTGGTGGCTGGCGGCCTGGGTGCCTTGCTGGGTATTTTGGGCCAAAACATGCTGGCCAGGATCTGCGAAGAGGCGCTGGCAAGCCTGCGCGAGGAAGTGTTCGCCGCCGCTGTCCGCAAACCGCTGGGGCAGCTCGAAAAGGCAGGCATCGGCGACGTCGTGGCCCGCGTATCCGGCGACGTTGAGGCAGTCAGCGACGCCATTTCCGGCGTCCTCCCGGCGTTCACCAGCGCTGCCTTCACCATTGCCGTCACGCTGCTGGGCCTCAGTGTGATCGACTGGCGATTTGCCGCGGCCGTGCTGATTGCCGCGCCGTTGCAGGTGTTCACCCTCCGCTGGTTCCTCAAGCGGACCGAGCCCATCTACAGGACCGTCCGGATCACCGAGGCAGCCAGGACCGAGCAGATCATCGAGACGGTCCACGGCTCACCGTCCGTCCTGGCCCTGGGTCTCGGATCGCGCCACGCAGACCTTGTTGCGGCAGCCTCCCGCGAGAACATCGGGCACGCGCTCAAGGGCGTCAACTACCTGACGCGCTTCTACAACCGCCTCAACATGGCCGAGCTGATCGGCCTCTCCGCGGTGCTGGTGGTGGGGTTCTGGCTTCATGCCGAGGGCGCTGTGACAATCGGCGCTGCCACTGCCGCCGCACTGTACTTCTACCGGCTTTTCGATCCGATCGGCTTGGTCCTGGGACAGTTCGACGAACTCCAGAAGGCTGCAGCCGGGCTTGGCCGGATGTTCGGGCTGACCATGTCCGCTGCGCCGGAGGCCACCCCCAGCCCAGCCAAGGCTGCTGATTCAGGCATCATCCTGGACGGCGTCACCTTCTCCTATCCCGGGCAGCGCCCCGCGCTGGAAGGCGTCTCGCTCACAGTGAAGCCCGGTGAGCGGGTGGCGATTGTGGGAACGTCGGGTGCCGGCAAAACCACCCTCGCCAAGGTGATCATGGGCCTGGAACATCCGGACAGCGGAACTGCCTGGGTGGGCGGGCTGGATTCAACCGCCGCGGCTCCAGCGGACCTGCACCAGCGGATTGCGATGGTCAGCCAGGAGGTGCACGTTTTCTCCGGCACTCTCGCCGAGGACCTCCGGCTGGCCAGGCCCGGAGCTTCCGTGGCGGACCTCCAGCTGATTCTTCAGGACGTGGGAGCCTCCTGGGTGGAGACGCTCGACGACGGATTGGAGACCCATGTGGGTGCTGGTGGCCACGGGCTCACACCGGAGCAAGCTCAACAGCTGGCCCTTGCCCGGTTGATGCTCAAGGACCCGCCCATTGCGGTCCTGGATGAGGCCACCGCGGAAGCCGGCACGGGCTCCGCAACCATGCTGGACCACGCCGCTGAGGCTGCCTTGGCCGGCAGGACATCCGTGGTGATCGCACACCGCTTGTCCCAGGCCGCTTCCGCGGACACCGTGGTGGTGATGGAACACGGCCGGATCATGGAGTCAGGATCGCATGCCGATCTGCTGGCTGCAGGCGGACGCTACGCCACCTTGTGGGAGGCGTGGAACAGCTCATTCAGCCGGAGTTGA
- a CDS encoding ABC transporter ATP-binding protein — protein sequence MPSSSAIQSCPPGRNKPTPPWKASRLFNYALFANGRWKLFLMGCAGLGLHQVSEALVPVTIGAAVDNAIQPNNAAALLWWIGALAVVFVVLALSWRLGTLATERSFLDGSHDLRQLAVERILHPRGMASRRAPGEVVAIASSDADRVAGLSWLIAGGLAAAAGVVTAAASLLMISVPLGIAVLAATPIVLVVMHRLTKPLEDRSDVEQSSAARAGALATDFITGSRPLKGLGAEEAAVSRYRAASRTSLQAGLRAVRSRSAYNGASTALSAAFLAGIAFYAAWFAVQGSITVGQLVAVVGVAQFVQGPMASLGFLSVELARKRASAARIAVLLAEPDAVPAPERAEHTTATPGPGAKPALVRQEAPLLELLDHPAAGAFPPFTASPGEIVGIVLPDGTQARRLVDILGFRSPAPRGLVAIDGRDAAGLDPVHARSAVFADSHDGVLFRGSVRENVAAGNDALEERAMAAAAVDDFVTQLPEGTETVLSGHGQSLSGGQRQRLVLGRALHRQQPVLVLHDPTTAVDTATEAVIAHGLRNFPDKALVLVTTSPTLLAACHRVVMGGGSAEAQSGTHRELLATSADYRQVVGA from the coding sequence ATGCCTTCCAGTTCCGCCATTCAGTCCTGCCCGCCCGGGCGTAACAAACCAACGCCCCCTTGGAAGGCCTCCCGCCTGTTCAACTACGCACTGTTCGCCAACGGCCGGTGGAAGCTGTTCCTGATGGGCTGCGCCGGGCTGGGCCTCCACCAAGTCAGCGAAGCGTTGGTTCCCGTGACCATCGGCGCTGCGGTGGACAATGCCATCCAACCGAACAATGCCGCAGCCCTTCTGTGGTGGATCGGCGCCCTGGCGGTGGTGTTCGTGGTGCTGGCCCTTTCATGGCGGCTTGGCACCCTGGCCACCGAGCGTTCCTTCCTGGACGGCTCCCACGACCTCCGGCAGTTGGCAGTGGAGCGGATCCTGCACCCCCGCGGCATGGCCAGCCGACGCGCACCCGGCGAGGTAGTGGCAATCGCATCTTCCGACGCGGACAGGGTTGCCGGCTTGTCCTGGCTGATCGCCGGCGGGCTCGCGGCTGCTGCGGGCGTCGTGACGGCGGCAGCGTCCCTGCTGATGATTTCAGTGCCGCTGGGCATCGCCGTCCTGGCGGCGACTCCCATCGTGCTGGTGGTGATGCACCGCCTGACCAAACCCCTCGAAGACCGGAGCGACGTCGAACAGTCCTCCGCTGCCCGGGCCGGTGCTTTGGCGACCGACTTCATCACGGGATCGCGGCCCCTCAAAGGCCTCGGAGCCGAAGAGGCAGCGGTTTCCCGCTACCGTGCTGCCAGCCGGACATCATTGCAGGCAGGCTTGCGGGCCGTCCGTTCCCGTTCCGCCTACAACGGCGCCAGCACCGCTCTCTCAGCCGCCTTCCTGGCCGGCATCGCCTTCTACGCCGCATGGTTTGCCGTGCAAGGAAGCATCACCGTGGGGCAGTTGGTGGCTGTTGTCGGGGTGGCCCAGTTCGTCCAAGGACCCATGGCCTCACTTGGCTTCCTCAGCGTGGAACTCGCGCGCAAACGCGCCTCGGCGGCGCGCATCGCCGTGCTGCTCGCCGAACCGGACGCAGTTCCGGCACCTGAACGGGCAGAACACACGACGGCGACACCCGGCCCAGGCGCAAAGCCCGCCTTGGTTCGGCAGGAAGCTCCGTTGCTCGAACTCCTGGACCACCCAGCGGCGGGCGCTTTCCCGCCCTTCACGGCGTCGCCGGGGGAAATCGTGGGCATTGTGCTCCCGGACGGGACCCAAGCCCGCCGGCTGGTGGACATCCTGGGATTCCGCTCCCCCGCTCCCCGTGGCTTGGTGGCCATCGACGGCCGGGACGCAGCAGGCCTGGATCCCGTTCACGCCCGCTCCGCAGTGTTCGCAGACAGCCATGACGGCGTGCTGTTCCGCGGCAGTGTCCGGGAGAACGTCGCAGCAGGAAACGACGCACTGGAGGAGCGCGCCATGGCCGCTGCCGCCGTCGACGACTTTGTAACCCAGCTGCCCGAAGGCACGGAAACGGTACTGTCCGGCCACGGCCAGAGCCTGTCCGGCGGCCAGCGGCAGCGCCTGGTCCTGGGCCGTGCACTGCACCGACAGCAACCCGTGCTGGTCCTGCACGACCCCACCACCGCCGTCGACACCGCAACCGAAGCCGTGATCGCCCATGGTTTGCGGAACTTCCCGGACAAGGCCTTGGTGCTGGTGACCACCAGCCCCACACTGCTGGCCGCCTGCCACCGGGTGGTGATGGGCGGGGGCAGCGCTGAGGCGCAAAGCGGCACCCATCGCGAACTCCTGGCCACGTCCGCAGACTACCGCCAGGTGGTGGGCGCGTGA
- a CDS encoding helix-turn-helix domain-containing protein has protein sequence MTSQPISQSGQVSTGYFECATPATWTEHVHQTHELLWGARGVLTVEADGGFFAVPATLGLWIPAGVVHAVKSTQGTGFYCSHFSARVAPELESRTTAVTVPAAAQELLRHMSMFDMDDSIRESSGQVVVGLLDVVDARPMLLPMPQDPRLELIARALLDDPALDRSLEEWGAEVAISVRNLSRLFHKETGMTFAQWRIHARVRVALGLLAAGYPVSSVSRRVGYNNPSAFVQVFRKVMGHTPGWYVSSLKAGNHHSLAGSE, from the coding sequence ATGACCAGCCAGCCCATATCGCAATCCGGACAGGTCTCCACGGGATACTTCGAATGCGCCACCCCTGCCACCTGGACGGAGCACGTCCACCAGACCCACGAATTGCTGTGGGGTGCCCGTGGAGTGCTGACCGTGGAAGCTGATGGCGGCTTTTTTGCTGTCCCGGCCACCCTGGGGCTGTGGATTCCGGCGGGCGTGGTTCATGCGGTGAAATCCACCCAGGGAACGGGCTTCTACTGCTCGCACTTCAGTGCCCGGGTTGCGCCGGAGCTGGAAAGCCGAACCACGGCAGTCACCGTTCCTGCAGCAGCACAGGAGTTGCTGCGCCACATGAGCATGTTCGACATGGATGACTCCATCAGGGAAAGCTCCGGTCAGGTGGTGGTGGGGTTGCTGGATGTGGTGGATGCCCGGCCCATGCTGTTGCCCATGCCCCAGGATCCGCGGCTGGAGCTTATTGCCCGCGCACTCCTGGATGATCCCGCCTTGGACCGCTCGCTGGAGGAGTGGGGCGCGGAGGTTGCCATCAGCGTCCGCAACCTGTCCCGCCTGTTCCACAAGGAGACGGGGATGACGTTTGCCCAGTGGCGCATACACGCGCGGGTGCGTGTTGCCTTGGGGTTGCTGGCGGCCGGGTACCCGGTTTCTTCCGTCAGCCGGCGTGTGGGCTACAACAATCCCAGCGCCTTCGTGCAGGTGTTCAGGAAGGTGATGGGGCACACTCCCGGTTGGTACGTGTCCTCGCTTAAGGCCGGAAACCACCACTCTTTGGCCGGTTCCGAATAG
- a CDS encoding ABC transporter substrate-binding protein, producing the protein MISRTKTMSAAVAALASAALLLSGCASTGASASTDASASTTSATRTVTSEVKEVNIPAEPKKALGMYTTDLDMLITLGIPLASQQPIRDSGYSGFPYFFNQDALKGITPFTNYPEFNFEAILKAQPDVILNGLGYEKELDGKLSDIAPTYTFNGFDGSDWRTKFKTVAEAFGKTGQYQAWMDKYQAKVDDVKKRLAQAGKSNMVIGPVDYYEDQVSVNCYGTPCLVIRDLGLKVSPLADGEGVKLSAEQLEQLNGIDAIITTEVPEKDGANPDAFAPLANNKLWTSLPAVANKQIHTYDLEMIYGSPSGQYALLEKFEKALLS; encoded by the coding sequence GTGATTTCACGCACTAAAACCATGTCTGCCGCCGTTGCGGCCTTGGCATCCGCAGCTCTGCTTTTGAGCGGCTGCGCCAGCACAGGGGCTAGCGCCAGCACAGATGCCAGCGCAAGCACCACATCGGCGACCCGCACGGTCACCAGCGAAGTCAAAGAGGTGAACATCCCTGCGGAACCGAAGAAGGCCCTGGGCATGTACACCACGGACCTGGACATGCTGATCACGCTCGGCATCCCGCTCGCCAGCCAGCAGCCCATCCGGGACAGCGGCTACTCGGGCTTCCCCTACTTCTTCAACCAAGACGCCCTCAAGGGCATCACTCCGTTCACCAACTACCCGGAATTCAACTTCGAGGCCATCCTCAAAGCACAGCCGGACGTCATCCTGAACGGTCTGGGCTATGAGAAGGAACTTGACGGCAAGCTCTCCGACATCGCCCCCACCTACACGTTCAACGGCTTCGATGGCAGCGATTGGCGCACCAAGTTCAAGACCGTTGCCGAGGCCTTCGGCAAGACCGGGCAGTACCAGGCCTGGATGGACAAGTACCAGGCCAAGGTTGATGACGTGAAGAAGCGCCTGGCCCAGGCCGGGAAGAGCAACATGGTGATCGGCCCCGTGGATTACTACGAGGACCAGGTTTCGGTCAACTGCTACGGAACGCCGTGCTTGGTCATCAGGGACCTCGGATTGAAGGTGTCCCCGCTGGCCGACGGCGAAGGGGTCAAACTCAGTGCCGAGCAGCTCGAACAGCTCAACGGCATCGACGCCATCATCACCACTGAGGTCCCCGAGAAGGATGGCGCCAACCCGGATGCCTTCGCTCCGCTGGCCAACAACAAGTTGTGGACCTCACTGCCCGCTGTGGCCAACAAGCAGATCCACACGTACGACCTTGAGATGATCTACGGCTCGCCCAGCGGCCAGTACGCCCTCTTGGAGAAGTTCGAAAAGGCGCTCCTGTCATGA